The proteins below are encoded in one region of Flavobacterium sp. IMCC34852:
- a CDS encoding TonB-dependent receptor plug domain-containing protein, producing the protein MKKITLLLFSLQFGYLAAQDNPNGTQKDSTKANELQEIKIVGSRNSKRTVVNSAVPIDIIDVKSVTTQSGKIEINELLQYAAPSFNANKQSGSDGADHVDPATLRGMGPDQTLVLINGKRRHQSSLINLFGTRGRGNTGTDLNAIPAAAIKRIEILRDGAAAQYGSDAIAGVINIVLNDNVDELTGTITYGMYSTNADGDFPAGTANTGDNFLDTNADGNKIADGKSFDGNSVKLTTNYGTKIGDKGGFANFTAEYLNKEKTLRPGFDFRRGFGEASIESFNFFVNAAIPVSDNTKFYVFGGRNFRDTDAYAFTRNNPSPRIVTDIYPNGFTPRITSLIIDNSVSAGFRTKTASGWNLDISNTFGKNLFHYYIKGTLNASLEEASPTEFDAGGHTLSQNTINLDLSKNYDSVLNGFNLAFGGEYRTEQFTIFAGEEGSYATYDVNGQPITDPLNQTIPNDPNTGEPRPGGSQGFPGYSPANEVNRSRSNVSLYADGELDVNDNFMVSSALRFESYSDFGSTLNGKLAARLKTGGNINLRGSISSGFRAPSLAQIYYNLRFTNFSSSGASEILLSPNNSPVTQAFGIGKLNEEKAINGSLGFTASYGDFTATIDGYMVNVTDRIVLTGYFDASALNIGVDQAQFFVNGVDTKTTGLDVVISWKKKFGDNSFGATLVGNINDMKVDKVNNGTLDEQTFFGEREKAFLLASAPENKFALNLNYARKWFDAGLAFTRFSEVRLLDYQMYEDVADYGTFANQIKAATDTYGAKIVTDLTLGFNLSKNTKLSVGSNNLFNVYPDQQDDWVEAGGYWDAVQMGFGGAYYYARMNFKF; encoded by the coding sequence ATGAAAAAAATTACTCTTTTATTATTTTCATTGCAATTCGGTTACCTTGCAGCCCAAGACAATCCGAATGGCACACAAAAAGACTCCACGAAGGCCAATGAACTCCAAGAAATCAAAATTGTAGGTTCGAGGAATTCTAAAAGAACAGTAGTGAATTCAGCCGTTCCTATTGACATCATTGATGTTAAAAGCGTTACTACCCAAAGTGGTAAAATTGAAATCAATGAATTGCTTCAGTATGCTGCGCCTTCTTTTAATGCCAACAAGCAATCGGGTTCTGACGGAGCTGACCATGTTGATCCGGCTACTTTAAGAGGAATGGGACCCGATCAAACTTTGGTTTTGATTAACGGCAAACGAAGACACCAATCTTCACTAATCAATCTTTTCGGTACCCGTGGTCGTGGGAATACCGGAACCGATTTGAATGCGATTCCTGCAGCAGCGATTAAACGAATTGAGATTCTTCGAGATGGTGCTGCGGCACAATATGGGTCGGATGCCATTGCAGGGGTAATCAATATCGTTTTGAATGACAATGTCGATGAACTCACCGGAACCATAACTTATGGTATGTACAGTACTAATGCTGATGGAGATTTTCCGGCCGGTACAGCCAATACCGGTGACAATTTCCTGGATACTAATGCCGATGGAAATAAGATTGCCGATGGGAAGAGTTTTGATGGAAATTCAGTTAAATTGACTACTAATTACGGAACGAAAATTGGGGACAAAGGTGGTTTTGCCAACTTTACCGCAGAGTATTTGAATAAGGAAAAAACATTGCGCCCGGGATTTGATTTCAGAAGAGGTTTTGGAGAAGCTTCAATAGAGAGTTTTAATTTCTTTGTGAATGCCGCCATTCCGGTTTCGGACAACACCAAGTTTTATGTTTTTGGCGGGAGAAATTTCAGAGATACTGATGCTTATGCCTTTACCAGAAACAATCCTTCTCCGAGAATTGTAACCGATATTTATCCTAACGGATTTACACCCAGAATCACCTCTTTAATTATTGACAATTCGGTTTCGGCCGGATTCAGAACGAAAACAGCTAGCGGTTGGAATTTGGACATCAGCAATACTTTTGGTAAAAATTTATTCCACTACTATATTAAAGGTACATTGAATGCTTCATTGGAAGAAGCTTCGCCAACCGAGTTTGATGCCGGTGGTCATACATTAAGCCAAAATACCATCAATTTAGATTTGTCTAAAAACTATGATTCGGTATTAAATGGTTTTAACTTAGCTTTTGGTGGAGAATACCGCACTGAGCAATTCACCATTTTTGCGGGAGAAGAAGGTTCGTATGCTACTTATGATGTTAACGGTCAACCGATTACTGATCCTCTGAATCAAACCATTCCTAATGATCCAAATACCGGAGAGCCTAGACCGGGTGGTTCACAAGGATTTCCCGGTTACAGTCCGGCGAATGAAGTAAACAGAAGTCGTTCGAATGTTTCGCTTTATGCCGATGGTGAATTGGATGTGAATGATAACTTTATGGTTTCTTCTGCTTTGCGTTTTGAAAGTTATAGCGATTTTGGAAGTACTTTAAACGGAAAATTAGCCGCCCGATTAAAAACCGGCGGCAACATCAACTTGAGAGGTTCAATCAGTTCCGGATTCAGAGCGCCATCTTTGGCACAGATTTATTACAATTTGCGATTTACCAATTTCTCTTCAAGCGGTGCATCTGAGATTTTATTGTCTCCTAATAACAGCCCGGTAACCCAAGCTTTTGGTATTGGTAAATTAAACGAAGAAAAAGCCATTAACGGTTCATTAGGATTTACAGCTTCTTACGGAGATTTCACTGCAACCATTGACGGTTACATGGTTAATGTAACCGACAGAATCGTATTGACCGGATATTTTGATGCTTCGGCTTTAAACATAGGTGTTGACCAAGCGCAATTTTTTGTGAACGGTGTTGACACTAAAACTACCGGTTTGGATGTGGTAATTTCTTGGAAAAAGAAATTTGGGGACAATTCTTTTGGCGCTACTTTAGTGGGTAATATCAATGATATGAAAGTGGATAAAGTAAACAACGGTACTTTAGATGAACAAACTTTCTTCGGTGAAAGAGAAAAAGCTTTCCTTTTGGCTTCGGCACCGGAAAACAAATTTGCTTTAAACCTGAACTACGCACGCAAATGGTTTGATGCCGGATTGGCATTTACTCGTTTTAGTGAAGTTAGATTATTGGATTACCAAATGTACGAAGACGTTGCTGATTACGGCACTTTTGCCAACCAAATCAAAGCGGCTACTGATACTTACGGTGCTAAAATTGTGACCGACTTGACTTTAGGATTCAACCTTTCAAAAAATACTAAGTTGAGTGTTGGAA